A portion of the candidate division KSB1 bacterium genome contains these proteins:
- a CDS encoding PTS system mannose/fructose/sorbose family transporter subunit IID, with protein MRELVRAVDLWRVWWRSFFIQGSWNFERMLALGFCSALIPIARRVAGTQSQRAAFLQRHLQFFNTHPYTASWVLGAVAKLEQQATTQKWPDDRPI; from the coding sequence ATGCGCGAGCTGGTACGTGCGGTCGATCTGTGGCGCGTTTGGTGGCGTTCTTTCTTCATCCAAGGCTCATGGAATTTCGAGCGCATGCTCGCTCTTGGTTTCTGCTCTGCCTTGATCCCCATTGCCAGGAGGGTCGCCGGTACACAAAGTCAGCGGGCGGCCTTTTTGCAGCGCCACCTGCAGTTCTTCAACACTCACCCCTACACCGCATCGTGGGTGTTGGGCGCAGTGGCCAAGTTAGAGCAGCAGGCCACAACGCAGAAATGGCCGGATGACCGCCCCATCA